Genomic segment of Streptomyces zhihengii:
CGGATCACCTTCTGGTACAAGCAGGACCGGGTGCTCCTCCAGCGGGCCGGGCACGGCCCGGTGGAGACCGTCCACGGCAGGACCGACCTGCTGGAGAACCTGGTCTCCCATCTCACCGACGGGACGGACCTGCTGGTCCCGCCGGAGGCGACCGGCGCGTTCATGCGGGTCGTGGAGGCCGTGCGCACCGCGCCCGACCCGGTGGCGCTGCCCGACGGCGCCTGGCGCCCGGAGCCCTTCGGCGACGGGGCACGCCGCGTCGTCGCCGGGGTGGACGCGCTGGTCGCCGCGAGCGCCGAACGCACCGCGCTCTTCTCCGAGCTGGGCGCCGACTGGGCCCGCCCCGCCGCGCTGCGCCAGGTGCAGGGGGCGGGCCGGTGACGGCGACGACGGTGCTGAGCTGCGCGGGGCGCCCGGTCGCCCACTACGCCACGGCCGCGGTGACCGAACGGCGCTGCTCCCCGCGGCCCGCCCTGCACCCGGTGCGCACCCCGGCGGGGGTCACGGTGACCGAGCTGATGCCCGCGGACCATGTGCACCACCTGGGCGCGGGAGTGGCCGTCCCCGATGTGGCGGGGCACAACTTCTGGGGCGGGCGCACCTTCGTCCGCGACCAGGGCCCCACCGAGCTCGACAACCACGGCGAGCAGCGGCACGACGGGTTCAAGCTGCACGACCGGGACGGCTTCGTCGAGGAGCTGAGCTGGGTCGCGGACGGGCGGCGGCTGCTGCGGGAGCACCGCACGGTCGCGGTCACCGCGCTGGGCGAATCGGCCTGGGCGCTGGACCTGACGTTCTCGCTGACGAACACCACCGGCGAGGAGGTGTCGATCGGCTCGCCCGCCACCAACGGGCGGCCGGGCGCCGGGTACGGCGGCTTCTTCTGGCGGGCGCCGAAGGAGGCGACACGGGCCCGGGTGTTCACCGCGGACGCCGAGGGCGAGGAGGCCGTGCACGGCCGGTGCGCCGACTGGCTGGCGCTGGCGGGCGAGGAGTGGACGCTGGTGTTCGCCGGGGCCACGGCGCGGACCCGGGAGGACCCCTGGTTCGTGCGCACCGCCGAGTACCCGGGTGTCGGGTCCTCGCTCGCCGCGGACGACCGGCTGCCGGTCACGGCGGGCGGGACGGTGGTGCGCCGGATCGTCACCGTCGTCGCCGACGGGCGCCTCGACCGCGACGGCGCCGCCGCCCTGGTGCGGAAGGCGGTGACGGCGTGATCAGCGCGGACCTCGGGGACGGCACGTACCGCAATCCGGTGCTCGCGGCCGACTGGTCGGACCCGGACGTGGTGCGGGTCGGCGACGACTACTACCTGACCGCGTCCAGCTTCGGCCGGGTGCCGGGGCTGCCGCTGCTGCACTCCACCGACCTGGTCAACTGGACGCTGGTGGGGCACGCGCTGCACCGGCTGGAGCCCGCCGCCGCGTTCTCCGTGCCCCGGCACGACTGCGGGGTGTGGGCGCCGTCCATCCGGCACCACGACGGCCGCCTGTGGATCTTCTGGGGCGACCCGGACCACGGCATCTGGCAGGTCAACGCGCCCGGGGTGCGCGGCCCGTGGACACAGCCGCACCTGGTGAAGGCGGGACGCGGACTGATCGACCCGTGTCCGCTGTGGGACGAGGAGTCGGGCGAGGCGTATCTGGTGCACGCCTGGGCCAAGTCCCGCTCGGGGATCAAGAACCGGCTGACGGGGCACCGGATGCGGCTCGACGGCACCGGTCTCCTCGACGAGGGCACCACCGTCGTGGACGCCGACCTGATCCCGGGCTGGTTCACCCTGGAGGGCCCGAAGCTGTACCGGCACGACGGCTGGTTCTGGATCCTGGCCCCGGCCGGCGGTGTCACCAACGGCTGGCAGGGCGCGCTGCGTTCGAAGGACTTCTTCGGCCCCTACGAGGAGCGGATCGTCCTGGAGCAGGGTGCGACCGACGTCAACGGGCCGCACCAGGGCGGCTGGGTGCGCACCCGGTTCGGCGAGGACTGGTTCCTGCACTTCCAGGAGCGCGGTGCCTACGGCCGGCTGGTGCACCTCCAGCCGATGCAGTGGGGCGAGGACGGCTGGCCGGTGCTCGGGGACGGCGGGTCGCCGGTGCTGGTGCACCCCAAGCCGGACCTGCCCGCGCGCCCGCCGTCGGCGCCGGCGACCGACGACGACTTCCCCGGCGGGCGGTTCGGCCGCCAGTGGCAGTGGACGGCCAACCCGGGCGACGGCTGGACGACGGCCCACGGCGGCGACGGCCTGCGGCTGTCGTGCCCGCGCTCGGCGGACGCCGGCGACCTGCGGCGGCTGCCGCACGTGCTGACGCAGCGGCTGCCGGCCGTGGACGCGGTGGCCGAGGTCGAGCTGACGCTGGACAGCGAGGAGCCCGGCGCCCGGGCCGGGTTCGCCGTCCTCGGCGACGCGTACGCGTGGATCGGCCTGGAGCGCGGCGCCGACGGCGTGGCGCGGCTGGTGCACCGCTTCGCCGAGCCGACCGCGGAGACGGAACGGGACGCCGCCGTGGCGCGGGTCGCACCGGCGGGCCGGGCGCGGCTGCGGATCGAGGTGTCGGCGGGCGCCCGGTGCCGGTTCTCGGCCGCCGTGCAGCCCGGTCCGGCGGACGCCGGCGGCGGGCCGGCGGAGTCCGAGCCGGCCGGGATCGCGTTCGAGCCGTCCGGGCCGGTGTTCGCGGCGATGCCGTGGCGCTGGGTCGGCGCCCTGTTCGCCCTGTTCGGCGTGGCACCGGCGCTGCCGGGACAACAAGGTCCCGGTTACGCGGGGACGGCCACGTTCACCACCTTCCGACTGCGCCCCGCGGGGCGCTGACACACGGACGCCGGGAGCGCTCCCGCAGGACGGCGGGTGCTCCGGCCCACGGTTTTCCCCCCACCTGATCCCCCCTCACAGAA
This window contains:
- a CDS encoding DUF6807 domain-containing protein produces the protein MTATTVLSCAGRPVAHYATAAVTERRCSPRPALHPVRTPAGVTVTELMPADHVHHLGAGVAVPDVAGHNFWGGRTFVRDQGPTELDNHGEQRHDGFKLHDRDGFVEELSWVADGRRLLREHRTVAVTALGESAWALDLTFSLTNTTGEEVSIGSPATNGRPGAGYGGFFWRAPKEATRARVFTADAEGEEAVHGRCADWLALAGEEWTLVFAGATARTREDPWFVRTAEYPGVGSSLAADDRLPVTAGGTVVRRIVTVVADGRLDRDGAAALVRKAVTA
- a CDS encoding glycoside hydrolase family 43 protein: MSADLGDGTYRNPVLAADWSDPDVVRVGDDYYLTASSFGRVPGLPLLHSTDLVNWTLVGHALHRLEPAAAFSVPRHDCGVWAPSIRHHDGRLWIFWGDPDHGIWQVNAPGVRGPWTQPHLVKAGRGLIDPCPLWDEESGEAYLVHAWAKSRSGIKNRLTGHRMRLDGTGLLDEGTTVVDADLIPGWFTLEGPKLYRHDGWFWILAPAGGVTNGWQGALRSKDFFGPYEERIVLEQGATDVNGPHQGGWVRTRFGEDWFLHFQERGAYGRLVHLQPMQWGEDGWPVLGDGGSPVLVHPKPDLPARPPSAPATDDDFPGGRFGRQWQWTANPGDGWTTAHGGDGLRLSCPRSADAGDLRRLPHVLTQRLPAVDAVAEVELTLDSEEPGARAGFAVLGDAYAWIGLERGADGVARLVHRFAEPTAETERDAAVARVAPAGRARLRIEVSAGARCRFSAAVQPGPADAGGGPAESEPAGIAFEPSGPVFAAMPWRWVGALFALFGVAPALPGQQGPGYAGTATFTTFRLRPAGR